From a single Candidatus Bathyarchaeota archaeon genomic region:
- a CDS encoding SPFH domain-containing protein — protein sequence MGQRHETCTGNHAGCSGQHRARRLLAHREEIANRIERVVEEETQNWGVEIISVKLQNIELPEDMKRVIARQAEAEREKRAVIIKSEGELTAAANLDKAVQQMSNRALYLRTLASLEDISYDPSNTIVFAIPLDITRGEIFGLTALAKSRTITRQNEKKTETREKQNV from the coding sequence ATGGGACAGCGTCATGAAACATGCACAGGCAACCATGCGGGATGTAGTGGGCAGCATCGAGCTAGACGACTGCTTGCCCATCGTGAGGAAATAGCCAACAGAATTGAAAGGGTTGTTGAAGAAGAAACCCAAAACTGGGGCGTCGAAATAATATCTGTAAAGCTGCAGAACATAGAGCTACCGGAAGATATGAAACGCGTCATTGCAAGACAAGCAGAAGCTGAACGTGAAAAGAGGGCAGTTATAATCAAGAGCGAAGGCGAACTAACCGCCGCCGCAAACCTAGATAAAGCTGTGCAACAAATGAGCAACCGAGCGTTATACCTCCGCACACTAGCAAGCCTAGAAGACATAAGCTATGATCCAAGCAACACCATCGTCTTCGCAATACCCCTCGACATTACAAGAGGCGAAATATTTGGATTAACTGCTCTAGCGAAAAGTCGAACAATCACAAGGCAAAATGAAAAGAAAACAGAGACACGAGAAAAACAAAATGTCTAA
- a CDS encoding VapB-type antitoxin — protein sequence MVETTTIRVSKSTLKMLEKLRRKLGVQTLDETIRVFIAQQRRQRLSEVFGIDKGKIKPFMEEDRGENGGSSGGGC from the coding sequence ATGGTTGAGACGACCACCATTAGGGTTTCGAAATCCACACTTAAAATGCTTGAAAAGCTGCGCCGAAAGCTTGGAGTCCAAACCCTAGACGAAACCATTAGAGTTTTCATCGCCCAGCAACGCAGACAACGCCTAAGTGAAGTCTTTGGCATTGACAAGGGCAAAATTAAGCCTTTCATGGAGGAAGATCGCGGTGAAAATGGCGGCAGCAGCGGCGGTGGTTGTTGA
- a CDS encoding dolichol kinase, which translates to MQEVVVTALLFTWVIFVAGVLTRKIYCKMVRDGVPNNVAVYYNRKVIHVLTGGFVAFLVPYTFKTPIFPFVMAILLAIFLYIPHKRGRLMHWFQVEENAYEVSFCVMWGIIITLGWIVSGSFWLGVLPVLFMSVGDALTGIMRNMLYKKRTKSWWGNLAMAIFSVPVGAAFLGIAGAVAGAVASLVEHFESNPIDDNVTVPLSAFLILVAVRFYAPWLLSI; encoded by the coding sequence ATGCAAGAAGTAGTTGTTACCGCGTTGCTTTTCACCTGGGTTATTTTTGTGGCTGGGGTTTTAACGCGGAAGATTTATTGCAAAATGGTTAGAGATGGTGTGCCCAATAACGTTGCAGTCTATTATAACAGGAAAGTCATCCATGTTTTGACCGGTGGTTTTGTAGCTTTTCTGGTTCCTTACACTTTTAAGACGCCTATCTTTCCGTTTGTCATGGCTATTCTTTTAGCTATTTTCTTATATATACCTCACAAGAGGGGAAGGCTGATGCATTGGTTTCAAGTGGAAGAAAACGCTTATGAAGTTTCATTTTGTGTCATGTGGGGGATTATAATAACATTAGGTTGGATTGTTTCTGGAAGCTTTTGGCTTGGAGTGCTGCCGGTGTTGTTTATGTCTGTTGGGGATGCATTAACTGGGATAATGCGCAACATGCTATACAAGAAAAGAACTAAATCATGGTGGGGGAATCTTGCCATGGCTATTTTCTCTGTACCAGTCGGCGCGGCGTTTTTAGGCATAGCCGGAGCCGTTGCTGGTGCTGTCGCCTCTTTAGTAGAGCATTTTGAGTCAAATCCAATAGATGACAATGTTACTGTGCCCTTGTCTGCTTTTCTAATACTGGTTGCGGTAAGGTTTTATGCACCTTGGTTGTTGTCAATTTAA
- a CDS encoding (2Fe-2S)-binding protein — MVIVTLNIDGKEVKAKEGMTILEAAKQAGIEIPTLCYDEKLEPYGACRICSVEIEKRGKTQIVASCCYPVEDGLKVKTTSDKIIKIRKIILELLLPLSPTGPILSLAQKYGVEKSRFPSQRTDCILCGLCTRYCAEVKGEKAVTFIGRGADKKIALVPEKAGVCATCRECYNLCPSGKIIDETAV, encoded by the coding sequence ATTGTGATTGTAACATTAAACATCGACGGGAAAGAAGTTAAAGCAAAAGAAGGCATGACTATTCTAGAAGCTGCAAAGCAAGCTGGTATAGAAATACCCACACTCTGCTATGATGAGAAGCTAGAACCTTATGGGGCATGTCGAATTTGCAGTGTAGAAATTGAAAAGAGAGGTAAAACCCAAATAGTAGCTTCATGTTGCTATCCTGTAGAAGATGGCTTAAAAGTGAAGACGACTTCCGATAAAATTATAAAAATTCGGAAGATCATCTTAGAACTGCTTCTCCCTTTAAGCCCCACTGGGCCCATACTAAGCTTAGCTCAAAAGTATGGTGTTGAAAAGTCCCGTTTCCCTTCCCAGCGAACTGACTGTATCCTTTGCGGTCTTTGTACGAGGTATTGCGCAGAAGTTAAAGGGGAAAAAGCCGTAACATTTATCGGAAGAGGTGCAGACAAAAAAATTGCTCTTGTCCCAGAGAAAGCTGGCGTTTGCGCCACTTGTAGGGAGTGCTACAATCTCTGTCCAAGCGGAAAAATCATTGATGAAACTGCAGTCTAG
- the nuoE gene encoding NADH-quinone oxidoreductase subunit NuoE gives MEALRYAEAIKQIRQRGQAIKLIVQELRDVDAIVDKHKSDRSRLIQILLDVQKKYGWLPKLALIWISERLNVSMAQIYSIATFYKAFSLIPRGRHTIRVCMGTSCKVRGAPELLNNLQRILGIEPGQTTPDGKFTLTTVNCLGCCAISPVLTIDGEYYGHLKLTDVKKILAKYN, from the coding sequence ATGGAGGCTTTACGTTATGCCGAGGCTATAAAACAAATAAGACAGAGAGGTCAAGCTATAAAACTCATTGTTCAAGAGCTACGGGATGTCGACGCAATTGTAGATAAGCATAAAAGCGATAGAAGTCGCCTGATTCAAATTCTGCTGGATGTTCAAAAGAAATATGGCTGGCTTCCCAAACTTGCCTTAATATGGATATCAGAAAGGTTGAATGTTTCTATGGCTCAAATATATAGTATTGCCACATTTTACAAAGCTTTCTCGCTAATTCCCAGAGGACGGCATACTATTAGAGTTTGTATGGGAACATCATGTAAAGTTCGAGGAGCACCAGAACTTCTTAATAACCTACAGAGAATTTTAGGAATAGAACCTGGACAAACCACACCCGACGGGAAGTTTACCCTAACAACTGTGAACTGTCTGGGCTGTTGCGCCATCAGCCCAGTATTAACTATTGACGGCGAGTATTATGGGCACTTAAAACTAACAGACGTAAAGAAAATTCTTGCGAAATATAATTAG
- a CDS encoding ATP-binding cassette domain-containing protein, with protein MKHPSELFKIQAVKRRYDQKTGKYIINIAYTTAPPKPTERVLAVAEAFGLGIDQQQKFTVYDNMELKIEKGDIVYITGESGSGKSTLLKALEKDLRRHTSQTCINIKAIKPPPNKPIIETVGKNLQEAIELLSLVGLNDAFLFLRPYRQLSDGQKYRYKIAKLIESQAQVWILDEFASTLDRDTAKIVAYNLQKLARKTGKTVLAATTHTDLFEDLNPSVHIHKRYGKEITVQYYPNTPTLECSLTREMRIEEGTTVDYKALSIFHYRSAHLPPPRKIFTLKRGKETCGVIVYSYPPPTMFGRNRVWKGTLKQLQREVSTITRVIIHPKYRSIGLGTKIVKETLPLAGTPYVETLAVMAKYNPFFERAGMQKIAETKPNKHLQEAVEKLNALGFKLIMLQSQKNNIEKIMKIGKEKVIEILAELSEKGGISRKRIIAISKAYPNHEEFQEKLKKLDAKELAAALKRLAFLAQTKVYLFWKRNPNAKP; from the coding sequence ATGAAACACCCAAGCGAACTCTTCAAAATCCAAGCCGTAAAACGCCGATACGACCAAAAAACCGGCAAATACATCATAAACATAGCCTACACGACAGCCCCACCAAAACCAACAGAACGCGTCCTAGCAGTGGCAGAAGCCTTCGGACTAGGCATAGACCAACAACAAAAATTCACAGTCTACGACAACATGGAACTGAAAATCGAGAAAGGCGACATAGTCTACATTACAGGCGAAAGCGGAAGCGGAAAAAGCACCCTTCTAAAAGCCCTAGAAAAGGACCTCCGCAGACACACAAGCCAAACGTGCATAAACATAAAAGCCATCAAACCCCCACCAAACAAACCTATAATAGAAACCGTCGGCAAAAACCTTCAAGAAGCCATCGAACTCCTAAGCCTTGTAGGCTTAAACGACGCCTTTCTGTTTCTGCGCCCATACCGCCAACTAAGCGACGGACAAAAATATCGCTACAAAATCGCCAAACTCATAGAAAGCCAAGCCCAAGTCTGGATACTAGACGAGTTCGCATCAACCCTAGACCGGGACACAGCCAAAATAGTCGCCTACAACCTCCAAAAACTAGCCAGAAAAACCGGCAAAACCGTCCTAGCCGCCACAACCCACACAGACCTCTTTGAAGACTTAAACCCATCAGTGCACATTCACAAACGCTACGGCAAAGAAATAACAGTCCAATATTACCCAAACACGCCAACCTTGGAATGCAGTCTCACCCGTGAAATGCGTATAGAAGAGGGCACAACCGTCGACTACAAGGCTTTAAGCATTTTCCACTACCGCTCAGCCCACCTACCCCCACCAAGAAAAATCTTCACCCTAAAACGCGGAAAAGAAACATGCGGAGTAATCGTCTACAGCTATCCACCGCCAACAATGTTTGGAAGAAACCGCGTCTGGAAAGGCACTCTAAAACAACTCCAAAGGGAAGTAAGCACCATAACCCGCGTAATAATCCACCCGAAATACCGAAGCATAGGACTCGGCACAAAAATCGTCAAGGAAACACTGCCCTTAGCCGGAACACCCTACGTGGAGACATTAGCCGTCATGGCAAAATACAACCCCTTCTTCGAAAGAGCTGGAATGCAGAAAATCGCCGAGACAAAACCCAACAAACACCTACAAGAAGCCGTAGAAAAGCTAAACGCGCTAGGCTTCAAACTAATCATGCTTCAAAGCCAAAAAAACAACATCGAAAAAATCATGAAAATCGGAAAAGAAAAAGTCATAGAAATCCTCGCAGAACTCTCAGAAAAAGGCGGCATCTCAAGAAAAAGGATAATAGCCATAAGCAAAGCCTACCCAAATCACGAGGAGTTCCAAGAAAAACTTAAAAAACTCGACGCCAAAGAATTGGCAGCCGCATTGAAACGGTTAGCCTTCCTCGCACAGACAAAAGTCTATCTTTTCTGGAAGCGAAATCCAAACGCTAAACCATAG
- a CDS encoding ribbon-helix-helix protein, CopG family, protein MTQVQLRLPEKVVEEIDRWVAEGRFKSRSDAIKAMIEFYQERENTREFFRMLVRRSEEARRHPEKLIPLEDL, encoded by the coding sequence ATGACTCAAGTTCAGCTTAGATTGCCGGAGAAAGTTGTTGAGGAGATTGACCGTTGGGTTGCTGAGGGTCGCTTCAAGAGTAGAAGCGATGCTATTAAGGCTATGATAGAGTTTTATCAAGAGCGAGAGAATACCCGCGAGTTTTTTAGGATGCTTGTTAGGCGTAGCGAAGAAGCCCGGCGGCATCCTGAAAAGCTTATTCCACTAGAGGACTTATAG
- a CDS encoding PIN domain-containing protein, with amino-acid sequence MKMAAAAAVVVDSYAWIEIFIGSSQGEKALEAIQEAEEAYTPDIVLAEIARKYMREGAKETLIQQRLKTIEETTEITPINTQTAIESAKCYMQLTEKAKKEGLTAPSLFDAIILATAKTLNAKLITGDQHFKDLNQTIWIGET; translated from the coding sequence GTGAAAATGGCGGCAGCAGCGGCGGTGGTTGTTGACTCTTACGCTTGGATTGAAATTTTCATAGGCAGCAGCCAAGGCGAAAAAGCCCTAGAAGCCATTCAAGAAGCTGAAGAGGCTTACACTCCAGACATTGTTTTGGCAGAAATAGCCCGAAAATACATGCGCGAAGGTGCAAAAGAAACCCTCATCCAACAACGCCTAAAAACCATAGAAGAGACCACAGAAATAACCCCAATAAACACGCAAACAGCCATAGAATCCGCCAAATGCTATATGCAGCTAACAGAAAAAGCCAAAAAAGAAGGCTTAACGGCTCCCAGCCTCTTCGACGCCATAATACTGGCGACAGCGAAAACCCTAAACGCGAAACTCATAACAGGGGACCAACACTTTAAGGACTTAAACCAAACCATTTGGATAGGCGAAACTTAA
- a CDS encoding 4Fe-4S binding protein, with amino-acid sequence MKPIRSPEDLERLRKEILAKREPSKPCITVCVSTGCVAQGSIKLVEAFKAELEKQGLTDRVEVKETGCVGFCEQGPRVTIYPQEIYYFKVKPEDVPEIVSKTVLKNEIVERLLYKDPITGKTAQILEEIPFYKYQLRLLLENNAKINPKNIEDYIAIGGYSALAKALFKMTPEQIIEEVKKSNLRGRGGGGFPTGIKWETTRNAPGEPKYVIVNCDQGDPGAFMDRTVMEGNPHSVLEGLIIGAYAIGAHRGFVYVREEYPIAAENISIAIEQAEEYGLLGGNILGSGFSFNVEVYRGAGAFVSGESSALMTAIEGKVGEPRPKYIHTAVKGLWDKPSCLNNTKTWATIPLIILKGAEWFRNIGTKGSSGTMIFSLVGKVNNTGLVEVPMGITLRDLIFKIGGGIRGGKKFKAVQTGGPSGGFIPEQYLDTPVDFDELTKLGSMMGSGGMIVMDEDACMVDMARYFIDFLLDESCGKCVPCREGLRAMSKILNDICEGKGKDGDIEKIEDLAEVMKEASLCALGRTAVNPVLTSLKYFRNEWEEHIKEKKCQAKACKALINYYIDPEKCQACMLCLRECPAGAVIGGKDQVHWIDQKKCVKCGTCYELCRFGAVVKLTGEPIPPPPMGVKPIRKKK; translated from the coding sequence ATTAAGCCTATACGTTCGCCTGAAGATCTTGAGCGTCTCCGTAAGGAAATCTTAGCGAAAAGAGAGCCAAGTAAACCGTGTATCACAGTATGTGTCAGCACAGGCTGCGTTGCGCAAGGAAGCATAAAACTTGTTGAAGCCTTCAAAGCTGAACTTGAAAAACAGGGGCTAACAGACAGAGTGGAAGTTAAGGAAACTGGATGCGTAGGTTTCTGCGAACAGGGACCCAGAGTAACAATTTATCCACAAGAAATTTACTATTTTAAGGTCAAGCCTGAAGATGTCCCCGAAATTGTTTCTAAAACAGTCCTTAAGAATGAGATCGTAGAACGTTTGCTCTACAAAGATCCAATCACCGGAAAAACTGCGCAAATTCTTGAGGAAATACCCTTCTATAAATATCAGCTCAGGCTTCTACTCGAAAATAACGCAAAAATAAATCCCAAAAACATTGAAGACTACATTGCCATCGGGGGATACAGCGCCCTTGCCAAAGCCCTATTCAAAATGACACCTGAGCAAATTATTGAGGAAGTAAAGAAGTCAAACCTGCGAGGTCGGGGCGGAGGAGGTTTTCCAACAGGAATAAAATGGGAGACTACACGAAATGCGCCTGGTGAACCCAAGTATGTCATTGTAAACTGCGATCAAGGCGATCCCGGAGCATTTATGGACAGAACGGTTATGGAGGGTAATCCTCACAGCGTCTTAGAGGGCCTTATAATTGGAGCTTATGCCATCGGTGCTCATCGAGGCTTTGTTTACGTTCGAGAAGAGTACCCAATAGCCGCAGAGAACATATCAATTGCGATTGAACAAGCTGAAGAATACGGTTTACTCGGCGGAAACATTCTGGGTTCCGGCTTTAGCTTCAATGTTGAAGTTTACAGAGGCGCAGGTGCCTTTGTCTCCGGAGAGTCAAGCGCGCTTATGACGGCTATTGAAGGCAAAGTCGGCGAGCCGAGGCCAAAATATATTCACACAGCTGTTAAGGGTTTATGGGATAAGCCAAGTTGCCTTAACAACACCAAGACATGGGCCACCATCCCGCTTATAATCCTTAAAGGTGCCGAGTGGTTTAGAAACATTGGAACTAAAGGTAGCAGTGGAACCATGATATTTTCTCTAGTGGGGAAAGTCAACAATACTGGTCTGGTCGAGGTTCCAATGGGTATAACACTTCGCGACTTAATCTTTAAGATAGGCGGAGGGATAAGAGGAGGCAAGAAGTTTAAAGCAGTTCAAACAGGCGGGCCCTCGGGCGGCTTCATTCCAGAACAGTACCTTGACACTCCCGTGGACTTCGACGAGCTAACTAAGCTAGGTTCTATGATGGGTTCAGGAGGTATGATTGTTATGGACGAGGATGCATGTATGGTGGATATGGCGCGCTATTTTATTGACTTCCTCCTTGATGAGTCCTGTGGGAAATGTGTGCCGTGCCGTGAAGGATTAAGGGCGATGTCTAAAATTCTAAACGATATCTGCGAAGGTAAAGGAAAAGACGGTGATATCGAAAAAATTGAAGATTTAGCTGAAGTTATGAAAGAGGCATCGCTATGCGCGTTAGGAAGAACAGCAGTCAACCCTGTTTTAACATCGCTCAAATACTTTAGAAATGAATGGGAAGAACACATAAAAGAGAAGAAATGCCAAGCTAAAGCATGTAAGGCATTAATAAACTACTATATCGATCCAGAAAAATGCCAAGCATGTATGCTTTGCCTAAGAGAGTGCCCGGCGGGAGCTGTCATAGGCGGCAAAGACCAAGTTCACTGGATCGATCAAAAGAAGTGTGTGAAGTGTGGAACATGTTACGAACTCTGCCGATTTGGGGCAGTAGTTAAACTTACAGGAGAACCAATCCCCCCTCCGCCAATGGGGGTGAAACCGATCAGAAAAAAGAAGTAG
- a CDS encoding trypsin-like peptidase domain-containing protein yields MEQKYTPAIDKKFIISLFLVAIALGGVLSLVYLHLDLRTNLKVLQDRYADLSARLETIQEFIEQLHYVQKLNLTAVQIYNMTRNSVVLVLAGDKSGSGFVYSVGTNGKGYIVTNYHVVEGSENSVKVTFFVNGKPIQIHATLKGKDIYSDLAVLEVYNIPEEAKPLSIGDSTELLVGEPVYAIGNPFGLEGSMTAGIVSQVGRVLKLSELGVPEPWGVYSIVDVIQFDAAINPGNSGGPLLNGLGQVIGVTFAIETTGGVAAFIGIGYAIPSIIMQRVANAIIEKGIYDHPWVGIECDATYIGGVSISHVVKGSPAYNAGLQVGDVIVEVDSRSVNRYDDLMIYLERYKSPGDVIQLKVKRDGQDLSISLTLEKRPK; encoded by the coding sequence ATGGAGCAGAAATACACCCCGGCAATAGATAAAAAGTTCATAATATCGCTATTTCTCGTTGCAATAGCTTTAGGTGGAGTTCTCTCGCTCGTATACTTGCACTTGGATTTGAGAACGAATTTGAAGGTTTTGCAGGATAGGTATGCCGACCTGTCAGCCCGGCTTGAAACTATTCAAGAGTTCATAGAACAGCTTCATTACGTTCAGAAACTCAATCTTACAGCAGTTCAGATATATAACATGACAAGAAACTCCGTTGTGTTAGTTCTAGCGGGTGATAAGTCTGGCTCAGGATTTGTTTATAGCGTTGGAACAAATGGCAAAGGATACATTGTCACAAACTATCATGTTGTGGAAGGTTCCGAAAACAGCGTTAAAGTAACGTTTTTTGTTAACGGCAAACCCATTCAAATCCATGCAACGTTAAAGGGAAAAGACATATACAGTGACTTGGCAGTTTTAGAAGTGTATAACATTCCAGAAGAGGCTAAGCCACTGTCTATAGGTGATTCCACAGAGCTTTTGGTGGGTGAACCTGTCTACGCCATTGGAAACCCATTCGGCTTAGAAGGCTCAATGACCGCTGGTATAGTAAGCCAGGTTGGCAGAGTTTTAAAGCTAAGCGAGTTGGGTGTACCTGAGCCTTGGGGAGTATACTCCATAGTTGACGTAATTCAATTTGATGCAGCTATCAACCCGGGGAATTCTGGCGGACCATTACTTAATGGTCTAGGCCAAGTTATAGGCGTAACCTTCGCTATAGAAACAACAGGGGGGGTGGCCGCCTTCATAGGCATAGGCTACGCCATCCCATCCATAATAATGCAGAGGGTAGCCAATGCAATAATAGAGAAAGGAATCTACGATCATCCATGGGTTGGTATAGAATGTGACGCCACATACATAGGCGGAGTGTCAATTTCACATGTAGTTAAAGGTAGCCCTGCCTACAACGCGGGCTTACAAGTTGGCGACGTAATTGTGGAGGTTGATAGCCGTTCGGTTAACCGTTACGATGACTTGATGATTTATCTGGAGCGATACAAAAGCCCCGGAGATGTTATACAATTAAAAGTTAAAAGGGATGGCCAGGATTTGTCGATAAGTTTAACCCTAGAGAAGAGGCCGAAATGA
- a CDS encoding terminase family protein yields the protein MKPRQKQKLKRLEQALTEATAPPIPADPIEFCTNVLGFQPTQYQADLIRKFQTSQFTAARWCRQSGKTQTVSALLLHYALTNPNTQIGIVGPSWRQTKHVIRRINTLLKRLPPSLYEKPQQTAIRLKNGSIIEAFPNNPETIRGPTLHVVYADEFNFIPNDKDLYDAILFTLSATNGKFICTSTPWHTDSIFWRIWHDPAYSDYAKSHVTHQQATEPNGPLKREILQKIRRQLENDQWRWQREMQAEWAEDQNTWLTQQLIVACIDPTLEYTSFNTPMQGELYAGLDLGKHQDHTALAVLKAEENTLKLVHMHRFPLKTPYATVIGYVKTLCGRWQTIHKILVDMTGVGEYTLEDMQNTGIKAAEGIKFTMETKEQLANNLKQLMTEKRLKIPYDPELIAELNTERYQLTKEGRIRLTHPEGTKDDCFWSLALAAYAAKTKPQTPNLWIVPK from the coding sequence ATGAAGCCGCGGCAAAAACAAAAACTCAAAAGGCTGGAACAAGCGCTAACTGAAGCCACAGCGCCGCCCATCCCCGCCGACCCAATAGAATTCTGCACAAACGTGTTGGGCTTCCAGCCAACCCAGTACCAAGCAGACCTAATCCGCAAGTTCCAAACAAGTCAGTTTACGGCTGCCAGATGGTGCCGCCAAAGCGGAAAAACCCAAACCGTATCCGCCCTACTACTGCACTATGCGCTAACAAATCCAAACACGCAAATAGGCATCGTTGGACCAAGCTGGCGCCAAACAAAACACGTCATACGCCGAATAAACACGCTCCTAAAAAGGCTGCCGCCATCCTTATACGAGAAACCCCAGCAAACAGCCATACGCCTAAAAAACGGAAGCATAATAGAGGCTTTTCCGAATAATCCTGAAACCATCCGCGGACCCACACTCCATGTGGTCTACGCCGACGAGTTCAACTTCATCCCAAACGACAAAGACCTGTATGATGCGATACTGTTCACGCTTAGCGCAACAAACGGCAAATTCATATGCACAAGCACGCCATGGCACACAGACAGCATTTTCTGGCGAATATGGCATGACCCAGCCTACAGCGACTACGCCAAAAGCCACGTCACCCATCAACAAGCCACAGAACCAAACGGACCACTAAAACGCGAAATCCTCCAAAAAATAAGGCGGCAACTGGAAAACGACCAATGGCGATGGCAACGCGAAATGCAAGCCGAATGGGCAGAAGACCAAAACACATGGCTAACCCAACAGCTAATAGTAGCCTGCATAGACCCCACCCTAGAATACACAAGCTTCAACACGCCAATGCAAGGCGAACTCTACGCAGGACTAGACCTAGGCAAACACCAAGACCACACCGCACTGGCAGTGCTAAAAGCGGAGGAAAACACGCTAAAGCTTGTGCACATGCACCGGTTCCCGCTTAAAACACCATACGCCACAGTAATAGGCTACGTCAAAACGCTTTGCGGGAGATGGCAAACCATCCACAAAATCCTCGTGGACATGACAGGAGTAGGCGAATACACCCTAGAAGACATGCAAAACACCGGCATAAAAGCGGCTGAAGGCATAAAATTCACAATGGAAACCAAAGAACAACTCGCCAATAACCTAAAACAGTTGATGACGGAAAAACGCCTCAAAATCCCCTACGATCCAGAACTCATAGCGGAACTAAACACGGAACGCTACCAACTAACAAAAGAAGGCAGAATACGCCTAACTCACCCAGAAGGCACAAAAGACGACTGCTTCTGGAGCCTAGCATTAGCCGCATACGCAGCAAAAACCAAACCACAAACGCCAAACCTCTGGATAGTGCCAAAATGA
- a CDS encoding type II toxin-antitoxin system RelE/ParE family toxin yields MGFRVFLHPKAVKELSRLDEAVRNRVVEALKRLEVNPEKAGKRLKPSAFWSLRVGDYRAIYEIDKNNSKVIVLFVGYRSKVYEDLTKML; encoded by the coding sequence GTGGGTTTTAGGGTTTTTCTGCATCCTAAAGCGGTTAAAGAGCTCTCCAGACTGGATGAGGCTGTTAGAAACCGCGTTGTCGAGGCGCTTAAAAGGTTGGAGGTTAATCCGGAGAAGGCTGGGAAACGCCTAAAACCTTCGGCTTTCTGGAGTTTACGCGTAGGCGATTACAGAGCCATATATGAAATAGACAAAAACAACAGTAAAGTAATCGTCTTGTTTGTTGGGTATAGAAGCAAAGTCTACGAAGACCTAACAAAAATGCTTTAG
- a CDS encoding HK97 gp10 family phage protein has protein sequence MTEWLKRKKPKWSGKPMAAEITITMEGAENLQQALRRLDDAMQHNIQENLERWAVEVHEYAKILAPARTGRLRSSIYSKASGWTVEVGASAEYAAYVEFGTRYMQAKPFLRPAIEEHLPVLETLILEAFDKAHMKAGLP, from the coding sequence TTGACCGAATGGCTGAAGAGGAAAAAGCCAAAATGGAGCGGCAAACCCATGGCGGCTGAAATAACCATAACAATGGAGGGCGCAGAAAACCTTCAACAGGCATTGCGGCGCCTCGACGACGCCATGCAACACAACATTCAGGAAAATCTGGAAAGATGGGCTGTGGAAGTCCACGAGTACGCCAAAATCCTAGCCCCGGCTAGAACTGGGAGACTGCGGAGTAGCATATACTCGAAAGCAAGCGGCTGGACTGTTGAGGTGGGCGCCTCAGCCGAATACGCCGCCTACGTCGAGTTCGGCACTCGCTATATGCAGGCTAAACCCTTCCTCCGCCCAGCCATAGAAGAACATCTGCCAGTCCTTGAAACATTGATTCTCGAGGCTTTTGACAAAGCCCATATGAAGGCTGGACTGCCATGA